The following proteins are co-located in the Micromonospora coriariae genome:
- a CDS encoding type II toxin-antitoxin system VapC family toxin yields MTLLLDTHVALLAITGDATLGTEFLDRLRHEPDIFLSPVTLWEITIKQSAGKLQGPPDLAERVRDMGFRELPVTHAHAIAAGRLPPHHRDPFARMLVAQAITESLTLASRDASIALYDVDVLKV; encoded by the coding sequence ATGACCCTGCTGCTGGACACCCACGTCGCGCTCTTGGCCATCACCGGCGACGCGACCCTCGGCACCGAGTTCCTCGACCGGCTACGCCACGAGCCGGACATCTTCCTGTCCCCGGTCACCCTGTGGGAGATCACCATCAAACAGAGTGCGGGGAAACTCCAAGGACCCCCTGACCTCGCCGAGCGGGTAAGAGACATGGGCTTCCGCGAACTCCCGGTGACCCACGCCCACGCCATCGCCGCCGGCCGCCTGCCACCGCATCACCGCGATCCGTTCGCTCGCATGCTGGTGGCCCAGGCGATCACCGAAAGTCTGACCCTGGCCTCCCGCGACGCGTCGATAGCGCTCTACGACGTGGACGTCCTCAAGGTGTGA
- a CDS encoding type II toxin-antitoxin system Phd/YefM family antitoxin, whose protein sequence is MSGEAAHYNMHDAKTHLSRIIERVEQGEEIIIDRAGTPVAKVVPLVRRANRTAVGSLAGQLDLTGDWDSPQTNAEIADDFGIGA, encoded by the coding sequence ATGTCGGGTGAGGCCGCGCACTACAACATGCATGATGCCAAGACCCACCTGTCGCGCATCATCGAACGGGTGGAACAGGGCGAGGAGATCATCATCGACCGGGCCGGCACGCCGGTGGCGAAGGTCGTGCCGCTGGTCCGGCGGGCCAACCGCACGGCAGTCGGCTCCCTCGCCGGGCAACTGGACCTCACCGGCGACTGGGATTCACCGCAGACCAACGCCGAGATCGCCGACGACTTCGGCATCGGCGCATGA
- a CDS encoding tetratricopeptide repeat protein, translating to MMRNVITLRIRVALLRAGVWLSPRRYSQPLVNAAFNLGRALERVGRFQDATAAYRMAVAVSRSLRNLDPGSSEGLAGSLSTLSYCLCRQGRHDEEIAARAEEIALWQDMAADRPELVKSLHDQAIAFHMAGRHAEAVAAWAEAIEVRIPLAAIDHEHRAYLASARRWRADSLAALGRYGEALADLNASVDGYREAAVVEPDEYLPQVAQTLRMRAETLARSGLADDPMSGG from the coding sequence ATGATGCGTAACGTGATTACGTTGCGGATCCGAGTCGCGCTGCTGCGCGCTGGGGTGTGGCTGTCACCGCGCCGGTACAGCCAGCCGCTCGTCAATGCCGCGTTCAACCTGGGCCGCGCGCTGGAGCGCGTTGGGCGCTTCCAGGACGCCACCGCCGCCTACCGAATGGCGGTCGCCGTGAGCCGAAGCTTGCGGAACCTCGACCCGGGGAGTAGCGAGGGGCTCGCCGGCAGCCTGTCGACACTGTCGTACTGCTTGTGTCGGCAGGGCCGTCACGACGAGGAGATCGCCGCCCGGGCCGAAGAAATCGCGCTATGGCAGGACATGGCTGCGGACCGCCCGGAGTTGGTCAAGTCACTGCACGACCAGGCGATCGCATTCCACATGGCTGGCCGGCACGCCGAGGCGGTGGCGGCCTGGGCGGAGGCCATCGAGGTCCGAATCCCGTTGGCGGCGATCGACCACGAACACAGGGCTTATCTGGCCAGTGCTCGACGCTGGCGGGCTGACAGCCTCGCGGCTCTCGGCCGCTACGGCGAGGCACTCGCCGACCTCAACGCGTCGGTTGACGGCTACCGGGAGGCGGCAGTCGTCGAGCCGGACGAGTACCTCCCACAGGTCGCGCAGACCCTGCGGATGAGGGCGGAGACGTTGGCACGGTCCGGACTCGCCGATGACCCGATGAGCGGCGGCTGA